One segment of Anopheles stephensi strain Indian chromosome 3, UCI_ANSTEP_V1.0, whole genome shotgun sequence DNA contains the following:
- the LOC118514608 gene encoding uncharacterized protein LOC118514608, with protein MMESRIVCLVACGLVVLLSFGVQMGSAIKCWECRSDSDPKCADPFDNSTLSITDCKQVEQKEHLPQAQATMCRKIRQKVHGEWRYFRSCAFMGEPGIEGDERFCLMRSGTYNIFMEYCTCNSKDGCNTASSRSPTGLLVLGAAVLLVLQAVVHGLRRA; from the exons ATGATGGAATCTCGTATCGTTTGTTTGGTCGCATGCGGTCTGGTCGTGTTGCTGAGTTTCGGCGTCCAAATGG GTTCGGCCATCAAATGCTGGGAGTGTCGCTCCGATTCCGACCCAAAATGTGCCGATCCCTTCGACAACAGCACACTCTCGATCACGGACTGCAAACAGGTAGAGCAGAAAGAACATCTGCCCCAGGCACAGGCCACCATGTGCCGCAAGATTCGACAGAAAGTGCACGGCGAGTGGCGCTACTTCCGCAGCTGTGCTTTCATGGGTGAACCCGGCATCGAGGGTGACGAGCGATTCTGCCTGATGCGTAGCGGTACCTACAATATCTTCATGGAGTACTGTACCTGCAACAGCAAGGACGGTTGCAATACGGCGTCGTCGCGTAGCCCAACCGGTCTGCTGGTGTTAGGTGCAGCGGTACTGCTTGTCCTACAGGCGGTGGTACACGGATTGCGTCGCGCATAG
- the LOC118514607 gene encoding uncharacterized protein LOC118514607, with protein MKTQLKVLFFTLSLSSALAIRCYQCSSQTDPKGIDNCGAYKAFNKTQNIAIECNSDESHMPGSFCMKVVHQSPRGFIWDGRWRQVIRQCASVSETGVTGVCNWGVYENGVYWEECYCVEDECNSAPKTRATSIALLGLAVLLFGAKMLS; from the exons ATGAAAACTCAACTGAAAGTTCTGTTTTTCACCTTAAGCCTTAGTTCGG CCCTTGCAATCCGTTGCTATCAGTGTTCCTCGCAAACGGATCCGAAAGGCATCGACAACTGTGGTGCGTACAAAGCGTTCAACAAGACGCAAAACATTGCCATCGAGTGTAACAGCGATGAGTCGCACATGCCCGGATCCTTCTGCATGAAGGTGGTACACCAAAGCCCGAGAGGTTTCATCT GGGATGGCCGATGGCGACAGGTCATTAGGCAGTGTGCGTCCGTCTCGGAGACGGGCGTTACCGGAGTATGCAACTGGGGTGTGTACGAAAATGGAGTCTATTGGGAAGAATGCTACTGCGTGGAGGACGAATGTAACAGTGCACCGAAAACGAGAGCCACATCGATAGCTCTGTTGGGCCTTGCAGTGTTGCTGTTTGGTGCGAAAATGCTATCGTGA